The Euphorbia lathyris chromosome 2, ddEupLath1.1, whole genome shotgun sequence genome includes a window with the following:
- the LOC136220425 gene encoding RING-H2 finger protein ATL46, whose product MSSGGNKISPAILFIIVILAVIFFISGVLHLLVRYLMKKHTSSSVSESNNTYPELSGSDAFQRQLQQLFHLHDSGLDQAFIDALPVFLYKEIMGLKEPFDCAVCLCEFTEKDKLRLLPSCSHAFHIDCIDTWLLSNSTCPLCRATLYTPGLPFENPVFDFELELESREEEDGFTSNSASGGQKVTTENERIMNSRRVFSVRLGKFKSSNTGVVETSSSNLDARRCFSMGSYQYVVAESELQVSFIPIRVVKGRNGQNGNLTSEGDVEGKKINIRSKGESFSVSKIWQWSRKGKFPSSSETHLDSSSVDVALPWNLTLNDRTRECT is encoded by the coding sequence ATGTCTTCTGGTGGTAACAAAATAAGCCCAGCTATCCTTTTTATCATAGTTATCTTAGCAGTTATATTCTTTATTTCTGGTGTTCTCCACTTGCTTGTTAGATATCTCATGAAAAAGCATACATCTTCATCAGTTTCTGAATCCAATAATACATACCCAGAATTGTCTGGCTCAGATGCTTTTCAAAGACAGTTGCAGCAGCTCTTCCATTTACATGATTCTGGTCTAGATCAAGCCTTTATTGATGCGTTGCCTGTGTTTCTCTACAAAGAAATTATGGGTTTAAAAGAGCCATTTGATTGTGCAGTTTGTCTTTGTGAATTCACAGAGAAAGACAAgttgagattgcttccatcttGTAGTCATGCTTTCCACATTGATTGTATAGACACGTGGTTACTCTCTAATTCCACTTGCCCTCTTTGTAGAGCTACCCTTTATACACCGGGCCTTCCTTTTGAAAACCCAGTTTTTGATTTTGAATTAGAATTAGAAtcaagagaagaagaagatggattTACAAGCAATTCAGCAAGTGGAGGTCAAAAGGTAACTACAGAGAATGAGAGGATCATGAATTCAAGAAGGGTGTTTTCTGTAAGATTAGGCAAGTTTAAAAGCTCAAATACAGGAGTAGTAGAAACTAGTAGCAGTAATTTAGATGCAAGGAGATGTTTCTCAATGGGTTCATATCAGTATGTTGTTGCAGAATCAGAATTGCAAGTTTCTTTTATTCCAATTAGAGTAGTGAAAGGAAGAAATGGACAAAATGGGAATTTAACAAGTGAAGGGGATGTTGAAGGGAAGAAGATTAACATTAGAAGTAAAGGTGAGAGCTTTTCAGTTTCCAAGATATGGCAGTGGTCCAGGAAAGGCAAATTCCCAAGTTCATCAGAAACCCACTTGGATTCTTCTTCTGTTGATGTGGCTTTGCCCTGGAACTTGACCTTGAACGATAGAACTCGTGAATGTACATGA
- the LOC136218156 gene encoding AP-1 complex subunit gamma-2-like — protein MNPFSSGTRLRDMIRAIRACKTAAEERAVVRKECAAIRAAINENDQDYRHRNLAKLMFIHMLGYPTHFGQMECLKLIASSGFPEKRIGYLGLMLLLDERQEVLMLVTNSLKQDLNHSNQYIVGLALCALGNICSAEMARDLAPEVERLLQFRDPNIRKKAALCSIRIIKKVPDLAENFINPAAALLKEKHHGVLITGIQLCTDLCKVSPEAHEYFRKKCTDGLVRTLRDVVNSPYAPEYDIAGITDPFLHIRLLKLLRILGQGDADASDSMNDILAQVATKTESNKNAGNAILYECVETIMSIEDNGGLRVLAINILGRFLSNRDNNIRYVALNMLMKAITVDAQAVQRHRATILECVKDSDASIRKRALELVYLLVNETNVKPLTKELIEYLEVSDQDFKGDLTAKICSIVEKFSPEKVWYIDQMLKVLTEAGNFVKDEVWHALIVVISNASDLHGYTVRALYRAFQTSAEQETLVRVAVWCVGEYGDLLVNNAGVLDVEDSITVTESDAVDVVEISIKRHASDLTTKAMALVALLKLSSRFPSCSQRVKDIIVQHKGSLVLELQQRSLEFNSIIEKHKSIKPALVERMPVLDEATFSGRRAGSLPATVSQSGGTSLNLPNGVAKPSAAPLVDLLDLSDDVPAPSTSSSDFLNDLLGVDISSASTQPGTNHAPKAGTDVLLDLLSIGTTPLRNNESDILSAAPNNQTPIATLDVLSSPLPSAQANSSLGASPMMDLLDGFTPNPPKHEDNGPVYPSIVAFESSNLRMTFNFSKSPGNPQTTSIQASFSNLSPNEYTDFVFQAAVPKFLQLHLDPASSTTLPAGGNASVTQNLRVTNSQHGKKSLVMRIRIAYKMNNKDMLEEGQINNFPRDL, from the exons ATGAATCCCTTCTCATCCGGTACGCGTCTAAG GGACATGATTCGGGCAATACGTGCATGCAAAACTGCTGCAGAAGAACGTGCTGTCGTAAGAAAAGAGTGTGCTGCTATTCGTGCTGCAATTAATGAAAATGATCAAGATTATAGACACCGTAACCTGGCAAAGCTCATGTTTATTCACATGCTTGGTTATCCAACTCATTTTGGGCAAATGGAGTGCCTGAAGTTGATTGCATCATCGGGATTTCCGGAGAAGCGAATTGGATATCTTGGTCTTATGCTACTTCTTGATGAAAGGCAAGAAGTTCTTATGTTGGTCACGAACTCATTGAAACA AGATCTCAACCACTCAAACCAATATATAGTGGGACTTGCTCTTTGTGCTTTGGGGAATATTTGTTCGGCAGAAATGGCTCGTGATCTTGCGCCAGAAGTGGAAAGACTGCTGCAATTTCGAGATCCCAACATTCGGAAAAAG GCAGCATTATGCTCCATTCGGATTATAAAGAAAGTCCCTGATTTGGCAGAGAATTTCATTAATCCTGCTGCTGCCTTACTTAAAGAAAAGCATCATGGTGTCTTAATAACAGGCATTCAACTTTGTACAGATCTATGTAAAGTCAGTCCTGAAGCGCATGAATATTTCAGAAAG AAATGCACTGACGGTTTGGTCAGAACTCTAAGAGATGTTGTGAACAGTCCATATGCACCTGAGTATGACATTGCTGGCATTACAGACCCTTTTCTCCATATCAGATTGCTTAAGCTTTTGCGCATCTTAGGCCAAGGAGATGCTGATGCTAGTGATTCTATGAATGACATACTTGCTCAG GTGGCAACAAAAACTGAGTCAAACAAAAATGCAGGAAATGCAATTTTGTACGAATGTGTTGAGACTATCATGAGCATCGAAGATAATGGTGGATTACGGGTGCTTGCTATTAATATCTTGGGAAGATTCTTGTCTAACCGCGACAATAATATCAG ATATGTTGCATTAAACATGCTGATGAAGGCAATCACTGTGGATGCTCAGGCAGTGCAAAGGCATCGAGCAACAATCCTGGAATGTGTTAAA GATTCAGATGCTTCTATCCGTAAAAGAGCCCTTGAACTTGTGTACCTTTTGGTGAATGAGACCAATGTAAAACCTTTGACAAAAGAGCTAATAGAATATTTGGAAGTAAGTGATCAAGATTTTAAGGGAGATCTTACTGCCAAAATTTGCTCTATCGTTGAAAA GTTCTCCCCTGAGAAAGTTTGGTATATTGATCAGATGCTCAAGGTTCTCACAGAG GCTGGGAATTTTGTAAAAGATGAAGTGTGGCATGCCCTTATTGTTGTGATAAGCAATGCTTCCGACCTCCATGGATATACAGTTAGGGCATTGTATAGAGCCTTTCAAACGTCAGCCGAACAG GAAACTCTTGTTCGAGTGGCGGTATGGTGCGTTGGAGAATATGGTGACCTGTTGGTCAACAATGCTGGGGTACTTGACGTGGAGGATTCTATAACA GTAACAGAGTCCGATGCTGTGGATGTTGTTGAGATTTCCATAAAGCGCCATGCATCTGATCTCACTACTAAAGCCATGGCTCTGGTTGCTCTGCTAAAGCTCTCTTCTCGATTTCCATCTTGTTCACA GAGGGTCAAAGATATAATTGTTCAGCATAAAGGAAGCCTAGTGCTCGAACTGCAGCAAAGGTCCCTCGAGTTCAATTCCATTATTGAGAAGCATAAGAGTATCAA GCCTGCACTGGTGGAAAGGATGCCCGTCTTGGATGAGGCTACTTTCAGTGGAAGGAGGGCAGGTTCTTTGCCAGCTACTGTTTCACAATCTGGTGGGACATCACTTAATCTTCCAAATGGAGTTGCTAAACCCTCAGCAGCTCCACTTGTAGATTTACTTGATCTCTCAGATGATGTTCCTGCCCCTAGCACTTCTAGCAGTGACTTCCTTAACGATCTTCTTGGCGTTGATATATCATCTGCTTCAACCCAACCAG GCACAAACCATGCTCCAAAAGCTGGAACGGATGTTTTACTAGATCTTTTATCAATTGGAACAACACCTTTACGGAACAATGAATCTGATATATTATCAGCTGCTCCAAATAACCAGACACCAATTGCCACATTAGATGTACTCTCATCACCTTTACCTTCTGCACAAGCCAATTCTTCACTTGGAGCTTCTCCCATGATGGATTTATTAGATGGCTTCACACCTAACCCACCAAAGCACG AGGATAACGGTCCAGTTTATCCATCTATAGTTGCTTTTGAGAGCAGCAACTTGAGGATGACATTCAACTTTTCAAAGTCACCTGGCAACCCACAAACAACATCAATACAGGCTTCCTTTTCCAATTTGTCACCTAATGAGTACACAGATTTTGTTTTCCAGGCAGCAGTTCCAAAG TTTCTTCAGCTACATTTAGATCCAGCTAGCAGTACTACACTGCCAGCAGGTGGTAATGCATCTGTCACACAAAATTTGAGAGTAACTAACAGCCAACACGGCAAG AAATCGCTTGTGATGCGCATAAGAATAGCATACAAGATGAACAACAAAGATATGTTGGAAGAAGGACAAATCAACAATTTCCCTCGGGATTTATGA